In one Sphingobium indicum B90A genomic region, the following are encoded:
- a CDS encoding CaiB/BaiF CoA transferase family protein → MASPLSHLRVLDLSRILAGPFCGQILADLGADVTKVERPEGGDDTRGWGPPFLPGADGGRGDAGYFLACNRGKRSIRADLATPEGQALVKALAARSDIVLENYKTGGLAKFGLDYEGLKAVKPDIVYCSITGFGQDGPRASQAAYDFMIQAMGGLMSVTGEADGFPGAGPQKVGVPVVDLMTGMYAAIAVLAAIARRDETGQGEYIDIGMLDVAVGSLCNQAQNYFVSGKTPMRAGNRHPNIQPQDVFPCADGHVVIVVGNDGQYAKFCEAIGRPELIEDARFLTNGDRVRNLDQLMPALIAALSADTMKGWVARLEAAGVPCAPINTVPDVLADPQVRHREMLVHLDHPVSGRLAMLASPMRFRNAPVAYRRAPPLLGEHDKEILAELGL, encoded by the coding sequence GTGGCCAGCCCCCTTTCGCATCTGCGCGTGCTCGACCTCAGCCGTATCCTGGCAGGTCCATTTTGCGGCCAGATCCTCGCCGATCTCGGCGCGGACGTGACCAAGGTCGAGCGGCCGGAAGGCGGCGACGACACGCGCGGCTGGGGTCCGCCCTTCCTGCCGGGCGCTGATGGCGGTCGGGGCGACGCCGGCTACTTCCTTGCCTGCAACCGGGGCAAGCGCTCGATCCGCGCGGATCTCGCGACGCCAGAGGGGCAGGCGCTGGTGAAGGCGCTGGCCGCCCGGTCCGACATCGTGCTGGAAAATTACAAGACCGGCGGCCTCGCCAAATTCGGGCTGGATTATGAAGGGCTGAAGGCGGTGAAGCCCGACATTGTCTATTGCTCGATCACCGGCTTCGGCCAGGATGGTCCGCGCGCCTCCCAGGCCGCCTATGACTTCATGATCCAGGCAATGGGCGGGCTGATGAGCGTCACCGGGGAGGCGGACGGCTTTCCCGGCGCGGGCCCGCAGAAGGTGGGCGTGCCGGTGGTCGACCTGATGACCGGCATGTATGCCGCGATCGCCGTGCTCGCCGCCATCGCGCGCCGCGATGAGACGGGTCAAGGCGAATATATCGATATCGGCATGCTCGACGTGGCGGTCGGGTCGCTTTGCAACCAGGCGCAGAATTATTTTGTCTCAGGCAAGACGCCGATGCGCGCCGGCAACCGCCACCCCAACATCCAGCCGCAGGATGTCTTCCCCTGCGCGGATGGCCATGTCGTGATCGTCGTCGGCAATGACGGGCAATATGCCAAGTTCTGCGAGGCGATCGGGCGGCCGGAACTGATCGAGGACGCACGCTTCCTCACCAATGGCGATCGCGTCCGCAATCTCGACCAACTCATGCCCGCACTGATCGCCGCCCTGTCGGCGGATACGATGAAGGGCTGGGTCGCCCGGCTGGAGGCGGCGGGCGTGCCCTGCGCGCCGATCAACACCGTGCCGGACGTGCTGGCCGATCCGCAAGTGAGGCATCGCGAGATGCTCGTGCATCTCGATCATCCGGTGTCGGGCCGCCTCGCCATGCTGGCCAGCCCCATGCGATTCCGGAACGCGCCGGTGGCGTACCGGCGCGCGCCGCCGCTCCTCGGCGAGCATGACAAGGAAATTCTCGCCGAGCTGGGCCTCTGA
- a CDS encoding glutathione S-transferase family protein has protein sequence MIRIEAQRDAENATARAPKVGLPWPVLLHWSPKSPFVRKVAIVIAECGLDARIRRQRTVVERLNPDTAYMKRHPLGTIPMLELEDGAMLHDSAVICEYLTILQPAPVLLPKEGWARFEVLRLQALVDGMLDALLLWRQERIRPQEQQSAAFHTAYALKARVALDALEAEASRWPDALDLGQIAAGSALAYLDLRFSFLAWRQGRDALAAWHDRFEARPSAVANRLALD, from the coding sequence ATGATCCGAATCGAGGCTCAGAGGGACGCGGAAAACGCAACGGCGCGCGCGCCGAAGGTCGGCCTGCCATGGCCCGTGCTGCTGCACTGGAGTCCGAAATCACCCTTCGTCCGCAAAGTGGCGATCGTGATCGCTGAATGCGGCCTCGACGCCCGGATTCGGCGCCAGCGCACCGTTGTCGAGCGGCTGAACCCCGACACCGCCTATATGAAACGCCATCCGCTCGGCACCATTCCGATGCTCGAGCTGGAGGATGGCGCGATGCTCCACGATTCGGCCGTCATCTGCGAGTATCTGACGATCCTCCAGCCCGCGCCCGTCCTTCTCCCGAAAGAGGGGTGGGCGCGATTCGAGGTGCTGCGCCTGCAGGCGCTGGTCGACGGCATGCTCGACGCGCTGTTGCTCTGGCGGCAAGAACGCATCCGCCCGCAGGAGCAGCAGAGCGCCGCGTTCCACACGGCCTATGCGCTCAAGGCGCGGGTCGCGCTCGACGCGCTGGAGGCGGAGGCGAGCCGCTGGCCGGACGCGCTCGATCTCGGGCAGATCGCCGCCGGCTCGGCGCTGGCCTATCTCGACCTGCGCTTCTCCTTTCTCGCCTGGCGCCAGGGCCGCGACGCGCTCGCCGCCTGGCATGACCGCTTCGAGGCGCGGCCCAGCGCGGTCGCGAACCGACTCGCACTGGATTGA
- a CDS encoding GntR family transcriptional regulator, which yields MLQDTENTGGPLGADGTGIPRYLQLSTLFRRMIASGEWQVGSQIPTVEELAAEYGVARATVRQALGILNGEGLIERYRAKGTFVTYRPQEQLWCEVETDWSGLLRSRSGATIELLSEETGHQPPNIIQSDGERARSYRRFRRRHWREGKPFLLADTYLDEALCKRISHEDLVTKTALSLVADIRGLKIAGASQTLTIGAADVLTAKGLQVPLNVPVAYVHRTVISDSGRLVMVSDGTYRGDVVRLDIKLK from the coding sequence ATGCTGCAAGACACAGAGAACACAGGAGGCCCCCTCGGCGCAGATGGAACGGGGATCCCCCGCTATCTGCAGCTCAGTACATTGTTCCGGCGCATGATCGCGTCCGGGGAGTGGCAGGTCGGTTCCCAAATTCCAACGGTCGAGGAACTGGCCGCCGAATATGGCGTGGCGCGCGCCACCGTCCGCCAGGCGCTCGGCATCTTGAACGGCGAAGGCCTCATCGAACGCTATCGCGCCAAGGGCACCTTCGTTACTTATCGGCCCCAGGAGCAACTCTGGTGCGAGGTCGAGACCGACTGGTCGGGACTTTTGCGCTCGCGTTCCGGCGCGACCATCGAGCTGCTCTCGGAGGAAACCGGCCACCAGCCGCCGAACATCATCCAGAGCGATGGCGAGCGCGCGCGCAGCTATCGCCGCTTCCGCCGCCGTCATTGGCGGGAGGGCAAGCCCTTCCTGCTGGCCGACACCTATCTCGACGAGGCGCTCTGCAAGCGCATCTCGCATGAAGATCTGGTGACGAAGACGGCGCTTAGCCTGGTGGCGGACATCCGCGGCCTGAAGATCGCCGGCGCCAGCCAGACGCTGACCATCGGCGCGGCCGACGTGCTGACCGCAAAGGGGCTCCAGGTGCCGCTCAACGTGCCCGTGGCTTATGTGCATCGCACGGTGATCAGCGATAGCGGCCGGCTGGTGATGGTGTCCGACGGCACCTATCGGGGCGATGTCGTCCGGCTGGACATCAAGCTCAAATAA
- a CDS encoding IS6-like element IS6100 family transposase, which yields MTDFKWRHFQGDVILWAVRWYCRYPISYRDLEEMLAERGISVDHTTIYRWVQCYAPEMEKRLRWFWRRGFDPSWRLDETYVKVRGKWTYLYRAVDKRGDTIDFYLSPTRSAKAAKRFLGKALRGLKHWEKPATLNTDKAPSYGAAITELKREGKLDRETAHRQVKYLNNVIEADHGKLKILIKPVRGFKSIPTAYATIKGFEVMRALRKGQARPWCLQPGIRGEVRLVERAFGIGPSALTEAMGMLNHHFAAAA from the coding sequence ATGACGGATTTCAAGTGGCGCCATTTCCAGGGTGATGTGATCCTGTGGGCGGTGCGCTGGTATTGTCGCTATCCGATCAGCTATCGCGACCTTGAGGAAATGCTGGCGGAACGCGGCATTTCGGTCGACCATACGACGATCTATCGCTGGGTCCAGTGCTACGCCCCGGAGATGGAGAAGCGGCTGCGCTGGTTCTGGCGGCGTGGCTTTGATCCGAGCTGGCGCCTGGATGAAACCTACGTCAAGGTGCGGGGCAAGTGGACCTACCTGTACCGGGCAGTCGACAAGCGGGGCGACACGATCGATTTCTACCTGTCGCCGACCCGCAGCGCCAAGGCAGCGAAGCGGTTCCTGGGCAAGGCCCTGCGAGGCCTGAAGCACTGGGAAAAGCCTGCCACGCTCAATACCGACAAAGCGCCGAGCTATGGTGCAGCGATCACCGAATTGAAGCGCGAAGGAAAGCTGGACCGGGAGACGGCCCACCGGCAGGTGAAGTATCTCAATAACGTGATCGAGGCCGATCACGGAAAGCTCAAGATACTGATCAAGCCGGTGCGCGGTTTCAAATCGATCCCCACGGCCTATGCCACGATCAAGGGATTCGAAGTCATGCGAGCCCTGCGCAAAGGACAGGCTCGCCCCTGGTGCCTGCAGCCCGGCATCAGGGGCGAGGTGCGCCTTGTGGAGAGAGCTTTTGGCATTGGGCCCTCGGCGCTGACGGAGGCCATGGGCATGCTCAACCACCATTTCGCAGCAGCCGCCTGA